The Glycine soja cultivar W05 chromosome 6, ASM419377v2, whole genome shotgun sequence genome has a window encoding:
- the LOC114417424 gene encoding NAC domain-containing protein 7-like, whose product MNNFSHVPPGFRFHPTDEELVDYYLRKKVTSRGIDLDVIKDVDLYKIEPWDLQELCRIGAQEQNEWYFFSHKDKKYPTGTRTNRATAAGFWKATGRDKAIYSKHDLIGMRKTLVFYKGRAPNGQKSDWIMHEYRLETDENGAPQEEGWVVCRVFKKRLTTMRKLSEHDSPCWYDDQVSFMQDLDSPKQSSQPNLPYQQFQYSCKKELDLSYHLPVQLPLENQKLLQSASNSMTPYGIEENPNAMQPASSMMQQVQQQNFQAVVFGNNANDQQVTDWRSLDKYVASQLSQEDASKDHNRYSNTGNIFQVKNNSNIEQLRDLDKDEMMPENASTSNSSCPINMWK is encoded by the exons atgaataatttttccCATGTTCCCCCTGGTTTTAGATTCCACCCTACTGACGAAGAACTTGTTGATTACTACCTAAGGAAGAAAGTTACCTCAAGAGGGATTGACCTCGATGTCATAAAAGATGTTGACCTCTATAAAATTGAGCCATGGGACCTTCAAG AGCTTTGCAGAATAGGAGCACAAGAGCAAAATGAATGGTACTTCTTTAGCCATAAAGATAAGAAGTATCCAACTGGAACTCGCACAAATAGAGCAACAGCAGCAGGGTTTTGGAAGGCAACTGGAAGAGACAAAGCAATCTACTCAAAGCATGACTTGATAGGGATGAGGAAAACCTTAGTCTTTTATAAAGGTCGAGCCCCAAATGGACAAAAATCAGATTGGATCATGCACGAGTATCGACTTGAAACAGATGAAAATGGCGCACCACAG GAAGAAGGATGGGTTGTGTGTAGAGTATTCAAAAAGAGACTAACAACCATGCGTAAACTGAGTGAGCATGATTCTCCCTGTTGGTATGATGACCAAGTCTCTTTCATGCAAGACTTGGACTCACCAAAGCAAAGCTCTCAACCTAATTTGCCCTACCAGCAGTTCCAATATTCTTGCAAGAAAGAGTTGGATTTGTCATACCATTTACCTGTCCAGCTTCCATTGGAGAACCAAAAATTGCTCCAATCTGCCTCCAACTCAATGACACCATATGGTATAGAAGAAAACCCTAATGCCATGCAGCCAGCATCATCAATGATGCAACAAGTTCAACAACAAAATTTTCAGGCTGTAGTGTTTGGAAACAATGCCAATGATCAACAAGTGACTGATTGGAGATCTCTTGACAAGTATGTTGCTTCACAACTTAGTCAAGAAGATGCATCCAAAGATCACAATAGATACTCAAACACAGGCAACATTTTTCAAGTGAAGAACAATAGCAATATTGAACAGTTGAGGGACTTGGACAAGGATGAAATGATGCCTGAAAATGCCTCAACATCGAACTCAAGCTGTCCAATTAACATGTGGAAATAG